AGCATGTTCGAAACCTGTACCGTCTATAACGCCTCGGTGACCCATCCCGATCAGTTGGAGAAGAAGCTGGTGGCGGCTCTGACCGCCGCATTCAGCGTTCCCCGCGGCCCGGCGCATCTGAGCATCCCCATCGATGTGTTTGTGGCGGAGACCGATGCGCCGCTGCAGTTTCCCCATTTGCACCAACTGCTGGCCAACCGCACGGCACCGCTCGATACCACCGGCCTCGACCAGCTCTGCGAAGAAATCTTTGGTGTGATGAAGGGCGGCGGCAGGCTTTGCCTGCTGGCAGGGCACCATGCTATCGGTGCAGGCCGAGAGCTGGAAAAATTCGCCGATCTGACCGGCGCCTCCCTGATCACAACCCCGCGCGGCAAAGCGGCCATCGACCCTCACCATGCTCTGGCGCGGGGCGTGTTCGGCATGGCCGGGCACCGTTCGGCCCGTGCGGCGCTGGCGGATGAGCAGGTCGAACTGATCCTGGCCGCCGGCACCAATCTCGGCGAATGGTCGACAGGCAAGTGGGATCCGGTGCTGATGAACCATAAACTGGTGCATATCCACAACGACCGGCGCTGGTTCGGCCGTTCGCCCATGGCAAGGCTGCAGGTGGAAGGGGATATGGCAACCCTGTTCCGTCAACTCAACGCCCGGCTCGAAACCGAGCAGCGCGAGGGCCGGCTGTCTACGCCAGCCACCGCAGCGCAGACCGCAGCGCAGACCGCAGCGCAGACCGCAGCGGCGCCGTCCGGCTATATCCCCGCGGGCATAAGTGTCATCAAACCGGCCTGCTGCGATACGACCCGCAGCGATGCGCCCATCAAGGCGCCCCAGGTCTATGCCGAGCTGGTTCAGCGCCTGCCGCTGGAAACCCGCTACTTCATCGACAACAGCAACAGTGTTCCATGGTCCATCCACTA
This DNA window, taken from Syntrophotalea carbinolica DSM 2380, encodes the following:
- a CDS encoding thiamine pyrophosphate-binding protein, which translates into the protein MNLSDLIVQYLESFGVEYVFGIPGSPLGPLFDALKRSEKRGGPRLVLTRHEAGAAFIADGYARESGKLGVCCSTTGPGATNLITGVASAYAEQVPMLVITPQTRLGALGFGCFQDSSRNGIDVVSMFETCTVYNASVTHPDQLEKKLVAALTAAFSVPRGPAHLSIPIDVFVAETDAPLQFPHLHQLLANRTAPLDTTGLDQLCEEIFGVMKGGGRLCLLAGHHAIGAGRELEKFADLTGASLITTPRGKAAIDPHHALARGVFGMAGHRSARAALADEQVELILAAGTNLGEWSTGKWDPVLMNHKLVHIHNDRRWFGRSPMARLQVEGDMATLFRQLNARLETEQREGRLSTPATAAQTAAQTAAQTAAAPSGYIPAGISVIKPACCDTTRSDAPIKAPQVYAELVQRLPLETRYFIDNSNSVPWSIHYLFHPRPENYHLSIEFATMAWAVGAAVGAAFGNPQAPSVCLAGDGCYLMSGQEITVAVERQLPVIFVVLNDRGYGLIKHGHRIGGKEDVDYSIPSVDFAMMGRAAGAEAQTIRSMRDFDHLDWQALATRQGPTLLEVIIDPEEQPPIAMA